The following are encoded together in the Coleofasciculus sp. FACHB-T130 genome:
- a CDS encoding gluconeogenesis factor YvcK family protein has protein sequence MSNVIFKQALRTLKQDSHMVWSFKPRTPQRVNSWFKWLAPGLLVKRWLLISVGGVLLTSLGLAIWVKLTPIFLLIQFIGNILEAITTIIPNYVSGPIAIGLGLFFIFLGQTRSMGAITEVLKPSQDEELIDVLLAHRKLNRGPKIVAIGGGTGLSTLLRGLKEYSAHITAIVTVADDGGSSGRLRREIGVLPPGDIRNCIAALADQEKLLTELFQYRFKAGDGLNGHSFGNLFLTAMSDITGDLEQAIAASSQVLAVRGRVLPATLCDVRLWAELEDGRTIEGESSITEANGQIKKIGCIPSNPPALPKALQAIEEADYIIIGPGSLYTSVIPNLLVPEIAEAIAQKQVPRIYVCNIMTQPGETQGYTVADHIRAIDAACGRPLFNAVLVQRKVPSANALIRYAQDSSHPVFLDREAIGLLGRRIVLTNVMDEDPETGYVRHNPERLARVLLRWYSRAQAVEF, from the coding sequence ATGTCAAACGTTATTTTCAAACAAGCCTTACGCACGCTCAAACAAGATTCGCATATGGTCTGGAGTTTTAAGCCTAGGACGCCCCAACGAGTCAATAGCTGGTTTAAGTGGTTAGCGCCCGGATTATTAGTAAAACGCTGGTTGCTGATCAGTGTGGGAGGCGTGCTGCTAACCAGCCTAGGTTTGGCGATTTGGGTGAAACTGACCCCAATTTTCTTATTGATTCAGTTCATTGGGAACATTCTGGAAGCGATTACCACGATTATTCCCAATTATGTTTCCGGTCCAATCGCGATTGGCTTGGGTTTATTTTTTATTTTTTTAGGACAAACCCGCTCGATGGGAGCGATTACCGAGGTACTGAAGCCTTCCCAGGATGAAGAACTGATTGATGTGCTGTTGGCGCATCGCAAACTCAACCGGGGACCAAAAATCGTGGCAATCGGCGGTGGCACTGGGCTTTCTACTTTGCTCAGAGGATTGAAGGAATACAGCGCCCACATTACGGCGATTGTAACGGTTGCAGATGATGGCGGCTCCTCTGGTCGTCTGCGGCGAGAAATTGGCGTCCTACCGCCGGGAGACATTCGCAACTGTATCGCGGCATTGGCAGACCAAGAAAAGTTATTGACCGAATTGTTTCAATATCGCTTTAAGGCTGGGGATGGTCTGAACGGTCATAGTTTTGGCAACCTATTCCTGACGGCAATGAGCGATATTACCGGAGATTTGGAGCAAGCGATCGCTGCCAGTTCTCAAGTTTTAGCTGTGCGAGGGCGGGTGCTACCGGCAACGTTGTGCGATGTTCGTCTCTGGGCTGAGTTAGAGGATGGACGCACCATTGAGGGGGAATCGAGCATTACAGAAGCCAATGGTCAGATTAAGAAAATTGGTTGCATTCCTAGCAACCCCCCCGCTTTGCCTAAAGCTTTACAGGCAATTGAGGAAGCCGATTACATTATCATCGGCCCTGGAAGCCTTTATACAAGCGTGATTCCCAATTTATTGGTGCCAGAGATTGCCGAAGCGATCGCCCAAAAGCAGGTTCCCCGCATCTACGTCTGTAACATCATGACCCAACCGGGAGAAACCCAAGGTTACACGGTTGCAGACCACATTCGCGCCATTGACGCCGCCTGCGGACGACCGCTATTTAACGCCGTCTTGGTGCAGCGGAAAGTTCCCAGTGCGAATGCCCTGATTCGCTATGCTCAAGACAGCTCCCATCCGGTTTTTCTAGATCGAGAAGCCATCGGGCTGCTGGGGCGTCGCATCGTTTTAACCAACGTAATGGATGAAGACCCAGAGACGGGTTATGTACGCCACAATCCTGAGCGGCTGGCACGGGTGTTGCTGAGGTGGTATAGTCGCGCCCAGGCAGTAGAGTTTTGA
- the mgtE gene encoding magnesium transporter, producing MLTQEGRVALSDIADLNQLKSELNRLPAVDVGDYIVELPPSKRAIAFRLLNKAQAIDVFEYLPPEVQEELIGSLHDNQVCQIVEAMRPDDRAELFDELPAGIVKRLLQQLSLEERQATARILGYPEGTAGRVMTTEYVRLREGLTVGEALSKIRVSDEDKETIYYAYVTDDNRKLVRVVSLRQLLFSLPNALIGDIASDRVVKTYTETPQEEVAQLMKRYDLIAVPVVDREDRLVGIVTIDDVVDILEEEATQDIQKLAGVSGGDEAALSPPLVTLRKRLPWLLGNIILYVGAANAIAPFQGTISSVPVLAIIMPILANSSGNVGFQVLSVTVRGLGVGEITPQDTLKLLRKEILAGLGTALSLGFALGALSLIWSPVNERWVGLVAGLVMAINVLMAATLGTLLPMGIKRLNLDPALISGPLLTTTLDALGFLTFLTLISAALNVVSR from the coding sequence ATGCTCACTCAGGAAGGACGTGTTGCACTGTCGGATATTGCTGACTTAAATCAGCTTAAGTCTGAGCTAAATCGCTTACCGGCGGTTGATGTAGGGGATTACATTGTCGAACTGCCCCCATCCAAGCGAGCGATCGCGTTTCGCTTGCTTAATAAAGCTCAAGCCATTGATGTCTTTGAATATCTGCCTCCGGAAGTGCAAGAAGAACTAATTGGTTCGCTGCACGATAACCAGGTGTGTCAGATTGTAGAGGCAATGCGACCGGATGACCGGGCAGAACTGTTTGACGAGCTACCCGCAGGCATTGTGAAGCGGCTGTTGCAGCAACTCAGCCTTGAAGAACGGCAGGCAACTGCCAGGATTTTGGGCTATCCCGAAGGCACGGCGGGTCGGGTAATGACGACGGAATATGTACGGCTGCGCGAAGGCTTAACGGTCGGAGAAGCCTTGAGCAAAATCCGTGTCAGTGACGAAGATAAGGAAACAATTTACTACGCCTACGTCACCGACGACAACCGCAAGCTCGTTCGGGTTGTATCGTTGCGGCAACTGTTGTTTTCGCTTCCCAATGCCCTGATTGGGGATATTGCGAGCGATCGCGTTGTCAAAACTTACACAGAAACGCCCCAAGAAGAAGTCGCGCAACTAATGAAGCGCTATGACTTGATCGCCGTGCCAGTCGTTGACCGCGAAGATAGGTTAGTGGGGATTGTCACCATTGATGACGTGGTAGACATTCTAGAAGAGGAAGCCACACAAGACATTCAGAAACTGGCGGGAGTCAGTGGCGGTGATGAAGCCGCCTTGTCGCCTCCTTTGGTGACGCTTCGTAAGCGTCTGCCTTGGCTGTTAGGGAATATTATTCTCTATGTCGGAGCCGCCAATGCGATCGCGCCTTTTCAGGGAACGATTTCATCAGTGCCCGTTTTGGCAATCATCATGCCAATTTTAGCCAATAGTAGTGGCAATGTCGGCTTTCAGGTCTTATCGGTGACTGTACGCGGACTAGGTGTAGGTGAAATAACACCACAGGATACGCTGAAACTTCTCCGTAAGGAAATTCTCGCTGGCTTGGGTACAGCCTTGTCACTGGGTTTTGCCTTGGGTGCCCTTTCTTTGATTTGGTCTCCTGTCAATGAGCGATGGGTGGGGTTGGTTGCAGGACTGGTGATGGCTATCAATGTCTTGATGGCTGCCACCCTAGGGACTTTGCTGCCAATGGGTATTAAACGGTTGAACTTAGATCCAGCACTCATTAGCGGTCCGCTGCTGACTACGACGCTAGATGCATTGGGGTTCTTGACTTTCCTGACGCTAATCTCAGCGGCTTTGAATGTAGTATCTAGATGA
- a CDS encoding histidine phosphatase family protein: MNTRVILVRHGQSSYNSERRIQGRCDESILTEKGRATARQLGATLSNLKIDAIYSSPLQRAKATAEIVQSSLATPAPLTASDNLMEIDLPLWQKMLSVEVQEKFPEDYQCWHERPQEFRMSVPTPEGLKEHFPVLAIYEQARQFWQETLSRHAGETILIVGHNGINRALLSTAIGISPQRYHSIQQSNCGISVLNFAAGWGKPAQLESMNLTAHVGEVLPKPRPGHRGLRLLLVRHGETDWNRQKRFQGQIDVPLNDNGREQARKAAEFLKDVPIDFAVTSPMLRPKETAEIILKYHPNVQIELQAPLAEIGHGLWEGKFEEEIELSYPGMLQQWREFPQTVQMPEGENLQQVWDRAIAAWQDMVASYSGDRPKTGLVVAHDATNKVLLCYLLGLNPENFWSIKQGNGAVTVIDYLQGPESTPVLQAMNVTTHLGGGVLDQTAAGAL; encoded by the coding sequence CTGAATACTCGAGTCATTCTCGTGCGTCATGGTCAGAGCAGCTATAACAGTGAGCGTAGAATTCAGGGCCGCTGTGATGAATCAATTTTGACGGAAAAAGGTCGCGCGACTGCCCGTCAACTTGGCGCTACTCTGAGTAACTTGAAAATTGATGCGATTTACAGTAGCCCCCTGCAACGGGCGAAAGCAACCGCAGAGATCGTTCAATCCAGTTTGGCGACGCCGGCCCCCTTAACAGCGTCAGATAACTTGATGGAAATCGATTTACCCCTTTGGCAGAAAATGCTTTCCGTGGAAGTGCAGGAGAAATTTCCTGAAGATTACCAATGTTGGCATGAGCGTCCCCAGGAATTTCGGATGAGCGTCCCGACGCCAGAGGGACTAAAAGAACACTTCCCAGTCTTAGCCATCTACGAGCAAGCGCGGCAATTCTGGCAGGAAACTTTATCCCGCCATGCGGGAGAGACGATTCTCATTGTGGGGCATAACGGCATCAACCGGGCTTTGCTCAGTACGGCAATTGGAATATCGCCACAGCGCTACCATTCGATTCAACAGTCGAATTGCGGCATCAGCGTGCTAAATTTTGCCGCTGGTTGGGGCAAACCGGCGCAATTAGAGTCGATGAATCTCACTGCCCATGTGGGAGAAGTGCTGCCAAAGCCGCGTCCGGGTCATCGCGGACTCCGTTTGTTGCTGGTACGCCACGGGGAAACCGACTGGAATCGCCAGAAACGCTTTCAAGGGCAAATTGATGTGCCCCTCAACGATAACGGTCGAGAACAAGCCCGGAAGGCGGCGGAGTTTCTCAAAGATGTGCCGATTGACTTTGCCGTAACTAGCCCGATGCTGCGTCCCAAGGAAACAGCCGAGATTATTCTGAAATATCACCCCAACGTCCAGATTGAACTACAGGCACCTTTGGCAGAAATTGGTCACGGGCTGTGGGAAGGGAAATTTGAAGAAGAAATCGAGCTGTCGTATCCGGGGATGCTGCAACAGTGGCGAGAGTTTCCGCAGACAGTGCAGATGCCAGAAGGAGAAAACTTGCAACAAGTTTGGGATAGAGCGATCGCAGCTTGGCAAGACATGGTCGCGTCTTACTCTGGAGATCGACCGAAAACAGGTTTGGTGGTCGCTCACGACGCCACGAACAAAGTCTTACTCTGCTACCTTTTGGGTTTAAATCCAGAAAATTTCTGGAGCATTAAGCAGGGGAACGGGGCAGTGACGGTTATCGACTATCTTCAAGGGCCAGAAAGTACGCCGGTGCTGCAAGCGATGAATGTCACAACTCACTTAGGTGGGGGCGTTCTCGATCAAACGGCTGCCGGTGCATTGTAG
- the tsaE gene encoding tRNA (adenosine(37)-N6)-threonylcarbamoyltransferase complex ATPase subunit type 1 TsaE produces the protein MVISLADAAATRSLGIALGQSLSAGSVLLLEGDLGAGKTTLVQGIGEGLGITEAIVSPTFTLINEYAQGRLPLYHLDLYRLQPEEVEALNLETYWEGFEVPLGIVAIEWAERLPYQPPSFLSVHLTYCANNGRQANLIPADGFDFKSIKF, from the coding sequence ATTGTCATTTCTCTTGCCGATGCGGCGGCGACGCGATCGCTTGGGATTGCACTCGGTCAATCCCTCTCCGCCGGTAGTGTACTTTTATTAGAAGGCGACTTGGGCGCTGGCAAAACCACGCTGGTGCAAGGCATTGGCGAGGGTTTGGGCATTACCGAGGCGATTGTGAGTCCCACCTTCACTCTGATTAACGAGTACGCACAAGGACGCCTCCCCCTGTATCACCTGGATTTATACCGCTTGCAGCCAGAAGAAGTCGAAGCGTTGAATTTAGAAACCTACTGGGAAGGATTCGAGGTGCCCCTGGGAATTGTGGCGATAGAGTGGGCAGAACGGTTGCCATATCAGCCGCCCAGCTTTTTAAGCGTCCATCTAACCTACTGTGCGAATAATGGTCGCCAAGCCAACCTAATTCCAGCGGATGGGTTTGATTTTAAGTCAATAAAATTTTAA
- a CDS encoding SH3 domain-containing protein yields MKKMSRWGKPIALFSLGLSVVGTLNFPTPAISTTTTANTIAQSEQNSVQPGGSFEIAQSLVGQCRATKARIFVYTQRSLSSQTIRTLAAGEQVTLADNGSAGFIAISAPVTGYVQARDLTTCSGVNPTPRPTPSPTPTPNPTPSPNPTPTPTTSLCRVITYKGAEGMAVRTAPGKNGTRVGGVKLGDRVTLRTSPPPFTFDAERRAWVQITAPVAGWISYGFPSSNSTNLGTCR; encoded by the coding sequence ATGAAAAAGATGAGTCGCTGGGGCAAGCCTATCGCTCTCTTTAGTTTAGGCTTGAGCGTCGTGGGAACTCTGAATTTTCCCACTCCTGCCATTAGCACAACCACAACTGCTAACACGATTGCACAATCAGAACAGAACTCAGTTCAACCTGGGGGCAGCTTTGAAATAGCGCAAAGTCTGGTAGGACAATGCCGCGCTACGAAAGCGCGGATTTTTGTCTATACGCAGCGATCGCTCTCCAGCCAAACGATTAGAACGCTCGCTGCTGGCGAACAAGTTACCCTTGCAGACAATGGCAGCGCTGGTTTTATCGCCATCAGTGCCCCTGTAACTGGGTATGTCCAAGCAAGAGACCTCACAACCTGCTCTGGAGTTAACCCTACCCCTAGACCGACTCCTAGCCCTACCCCAACTCCAAACCCAACTCCCAGCCCGAATCCCACCCCGACGCCCACAACCAGCCTGTGCCGCGTCATTACCTACAAGGGCGCTGAAGGGATGGCTGTCCGTACTGCACCCGGAAAAAACGGTACTAGAGTTGGCGGAGTTAAGTTGGGAGATAGAGTCACCCTCAGAACCAGTCCTCCACCGTTCACCTTCGACGCCGAACGCCGTGCTTGGGTTCAGATTACAGCCCCTGTTGCCGGATGGATTTCTTACGGGTTTCCCAGTTCAAACTCGACCAATCTCGGCACTTGTCGCTAG
- a CDS encoding aspartate carbamoyltransferase catalytic subunit, translating into MATTTWTRHHVLSLADFTPIEYDTVLQTAASFREVLSRRTKKVPTLQGQVVANLFFESSTRTRSSFELAAKRLSADTLNFAAATSSLTKGETILDTAKTYLAMGADMMVVRHREAGVPQAIAAEMDRLGSKVGVLNAGDGQHEHPSQALLDLFTICTLLDPDHPRLELLKDKKIAIVGDILHSRVARSNIWSLTATGAEVHLAGPPTLLPQLFAAYGTEEGSQGADRPLPSTHDQSPIPNRKLFLHWDLEPALQDADFVMTLRLQKERMTQHLLPSLREYHQRYGITRDRLKLCKADVKVLHPGPVNRGVEISSDLMDDPQFSLISQQVTSGVAVRMALLYLMGGGKV; encoded by the coding sequence ATGGCTACCACTACCTGGACTCGTCACCACGTTCTTTCCTTAGCTGATTTCACCCCAATTGAATACGATACTGTGTTGCAAACTGCCGCCAGTTTCCGAGAGGTACTGTCGCGACGCACGAAGAAAGTGCCTACGTTACAAGGTCAGGTGGTAGCCAATCTATTTTTTGAATCCTCTACCCGCACCCGCAGCAGTTTTGAACTAGCAGCAAAGCGTCTCTCTGCCGATACGCTGAACTTTGCCGCGGCAACGTCTTCTCTAACGAAAGGAGAGACCATTTTAGATACGGCGAAAACCTATTTAGCGATGGGTGCGGACATGATGGTGGTTCGTCATCGGGAGGCGGGGGTGCCGCAAGCGATCGCTGCCGAGATGGATCGCTTAGGTTCAAAGGTGGGCGTCCTCAATGCCGGGGATGGTCAGCACGAACACCCATCCCAAGCATTGCTGGATCTTTTCACCATCTGTACCCTGTTAGACCCAGATCACCCGCGACTTGAACTGCTCAAAGATAAAAAAATTGCCATTGTCGGCGACATTCTCCACTCGCGGGTTGCCCGGTCGAATATCTGGAGTTTAACGGCAACGGGTGCGGAGGTTCACTTAGCAGGACCCCCCACGCTTCTCCCTCAGTTGTTTGCCGCCTATGGCACTGAGGAGGGGAGCCAGGGAGCCGATCGCCCGTTACCAAGCACCCACGACCAATCCCCCATTCCCAACCGCAAGCTTTTTCTCCACTGGGATTTGGAACCCGCTTTACAAGATGCTGATTTTGTGATGACGTTGCGGCTGCAAAAGGAACGGATGACGCAGCATTTGCTGCCCAGTTTGCGAGAGTACCATCAGCGGTATGGGATAACACGCGATCGCCTGAAACTCTGCAAAGCTGACGTTAAGGTACTGCATCCAGGACCCGTCAACCGAGGCGTAGAAATTAGCTCTGACTTGATGGACGACCCCCAGTTCAGCTTAATCTCTCAGCAAGTGACTAGCGGCGTGGCTGTCCGTATGGCGCTCTTATATCTGATGGGCGGTGGCAAGGTTTAG
- the ruvC gene encoding crossover junction endodeoxyribonuclease RuvC, whose product MEKRILGLDPGLARLGFGTIVCQKVDYAAAAGGDRAKRQIETASEVVSLLDFGVIQTSAKTEMGERLRTIYDDLHTLMEQCQPHLVAIEKLFFYRMGNTIVVAQARGVLMLVLAQHGVPFVEFTPAQIKQALTGMGNADKSEVQQAVARELNLGYIPKPDDAADALAVALTAWFQE is encoded by the coding sequence ATGGAAAAGCGTATTTTAGGATTAGACCCCGGACTTGCCAGATTAGGATTTGGGACAATTGTCTGCCAAAAGGTAGATTATGCCGCAGCGGCAGGTGGAGATCGCGCGAAGCGCCAAATAGAAACTGCGTCTGAGGTGGTAAGTTTACTAGATTTTGGCGTGATTCAGACCTCGGCAAAGACGGAGATGGGGGAGCGACTCCGCACGATTTACGACGATTTGCACACGCTGATGGAGCAGTGTCAACCCCATCTGGTGGCAATCGAGAAATTGTTTTTTTATCGGATGGGAAACACGATTGTGGTGGCTCAAGCACGGGGGGTGCTGATGTTGGTGTTGGCACAGCACGGGGTTCCGTTTGTTGAGTTTACGCCTGCCCAAATTAAACAAGCGCTGACTGGCATGGGAAATGCGGATAAGTCCGAAGTGCAGCAAGCCGTGGCGCGGGAGTTAAATTTGGGCTACATTCCCAAGCCGGATGATGCCGCCGATGCCCTTGCTGTAGCGTTAACGGCGTGGTTTCAGGAGTAA
- a CDS encoding dihydroorotase, whose amino-acid sequence MMNELLQQVRVIDPVSGTDQIADILIADGYIQAVETEISDLSADTTVRDCRGFVVGPGLVDLYSHSGEPGFEERESLASLVDAASAGGFTRLAILPDTLPVLDNLGGLAYLQQAKIQHPKSKIEFWGALTLGIQGQQMTSLAELAAAGVVGFADGQPVQNLALLRRLLEYLQPLGKPVALWPCDRALSGNGVMREGSASIRFGLPGNPAIAETSALAALLEVVEATRTPVHIMRVSTARSVELIANAKARNLPIAASTTWMHLLHNTEAVSSYDSNLRLEPPLGNSSDQAALIQGIQSGVLDAIAIDHTPYTYEEKTVAFSEAPAGAIGLELALSLLWHTFVATGDWSALELWRVLSTHPAECLQQKPPAIAPGQPAELVLFDPQLSWTADRQTLKSRSENTPWLGRSLTGRVLQTWVMGN is encoded by the coding sequence ATTATGAATGAACTGCTCCAACAAGTACGGGTCATCGACCCAGTTTCTGGAACCGACCAGATTGCCGATATTCTGATTGCTGACGGTTATATCCAAGCAGTCGAAACTGAAATTTCTGACTTGTCCGCTGACACAACCGTGCGGGATTGTCGTGGATTCGTCGTAGGGCCAGGGTTAGTAGATTTATACAGCCACTCTGGTGAGCCTGGGTTTGAAGAGCGGGAATCCTTAGCCTCGCTCGTTGATGCGGCATCTGCCGGGGGCTTTACCCGGCTGGCAATCTTGCCAGATACCCTACCCGTTCTCGACAATCTAGGGGGTTTAGCCTACCTTCAACAAGCCAAAATCCAACATCCAAAATCCAAAATTGAATTTTGGGGGGCGCTGACGCTCGGTATCCAAGGGCAGCAGATGACATCTCTGGCTGAACTGGCGGCGGCTGGGGTGGTAGGCTTTGCAGACGGTCAGCCAGTGCAGAATCTAGCGCTGCTGCGACGCCTGTTGGAATATCTCCAGCCGTTAGGAAAACCTGTGGCGTTGTGGCCTTGCGATCGCGCTTTGAGCGGCAATGGGGTAATGAGAGAAGGCTCGGCGTCGATTCGCTTTGGGTTGCCAGGAAACCCAGCGATCGCAGAAACATCGGCGCTGGCTGCTTTGCTGGAAGTGGTGGAAGCTACTCGCACCCCTGTCCATATCATGCGCGTTTCCACTGCTCGCAGCGTTGAGCTAATTGCGAATGCCAAGGCGCGGAATTTACCAATCGCCGCGAGTACTACCTGGATGCATTTATTGCACAATACGGAGGCGGTAAGCAGTTACGACTCGAACTTGCGACTAGAACCCCCTCTCGGCAATTCTTCAGACCAAGCGGCGCTGATTCAGGGGATACAGAGTGGGGTGTTAGACGCGATCGCGATTGACCATACTCCCTACACCTACGAAGAGAAAACGGTCGCCTTTTCCGAAGCACCCGCGGGCGCAATTGGTCTAGAGTTGGCTTTATCGCTTCTGTGGCACACCTTTGTTGCGACTGGCGACTGGTCAGCTTTAGAACTGTGGCGGGTTTTAAGTACCCATCCGGCGGAGTGTTTGCAGCAAAAACCGCCAGCGATCGCGCCCGGTCAACCGGCTGAACTGGTCTTATTTGATCCCCAGTTAAGCTGGACAGCGGACAGACAAACCCTAAAATCCCGCTCAGAGAATACCCCTTGGCTAGGGCGATCGCTGACGGGTCGGGTTTTACAAACTTGGGTAATGGGTAATTAG
- a CDS encoding molybdenum cofactor biosynthesis protein MoaE, which yields MNGVTTLLNLPNQPSAKDSFTISFAPLSMEEVYSLADDPANGAVVVMSGMVRNQTDGKPVVALEYQAYEPMALHIFSQIAANIRQTWQDVNRVVIHHRIGRLQIGEISVLVAVGCPHRSEAFEACQYAIDTLKHNAPIWKKEHWADGSSSWVSIGACETQPEGC from the coding sequence ATGAATGGCGTCACCACTCTCCTAAACCTTCCCAATCAACCCTCCGCGAAAGATAGTTTTACGATTAGCTTCGCTCCCTTATCAATGGAGGAAGTCTACTCACTAGCGGACGATCCTGCCAACGGAGCCGTGGTAGTCATGAGTGGAATGGTACGCAATCAAACTGATGGGAAGCCGGTGGTTGCTTTGGAGTATCAAGCCTACGAACCGATGGCTTTGCACATATTTAGTCAAATTGCTGCCAATATCCGCCAAACCTGGCAGGATGTCAATCGAGTAGTGATTCACCATCGCATCGGACGCTTGCAGATTGGCGAAATCAGCGTGTTGGTTGCGGTTGGGTGTCCTCACCGCTCAGAAGCTTTTGAAGCCTGCCAATATGCAATTGATACCCTAAAGCACAATGCCCCCATCTGGAAAAAGGAACATTGGGCAGATGGTTCTAGCAGTTGGGTGAGTATCGGTGCCTGTGAAACCCAGCCAGAGGGGTGTTAA
- the lepB gene encoding signal peptidase I produces the protein MTDVQNQQPDLNPQPKAENPFIEGIKTIGLSAILAFGIRSFVAEARYIPSGSMLPTLQINDRLIIDKVSYNFRSPQRGDIVVFAPTEALEKQNFHDAFIKRVIGLPGEKIEVKGGRVYVNGKPLSEKYIEEQPQYTYGPVTVPENSYLVLGDNRNNSYDSHYWGFVPREKIIGRAVVRFWPLQRAGEVDSAPAYTKE, from the coding sequence ATGACTGACGTGCAGAATCAACAACCTGACCTCAACCCCCAACCAAAAGCCGAAAATCCTTTCATAGAGGGAATAAAAACGATTGGCTTGAGTGCCATTCTGGCCTTTGGAATTCGCTCTTTTGTGGCGGAAGCACGCTACATTCCTTCGGGTTCAATGCTGCCTACACTACAAATCAATGACCGTCTGATTATAGACAAGGTTAGTTACAACTTCCGATCTCCGCAGCGGGGCGATATTGTGGTGTTTGCGCCGACCGAAGCGCTAGAAAAGCAAAACTTTCACGATGCTTTTATTAAGCGCGTGATTGGTTTACCTGGGGAAAAGATAGAGGTGAAAGGGGGACGGGTGTATGTCAACGGGAAACCCCTGTCAGAAAAATATATTGAAGAACAGCCACAGTATACCTATGGGCCGGTGACGGTACCAGAAAACTCCTACCTGGTACTGGGTGATAATCGCAACAACAGTTACGACAGCCACTATTGGGGTTTTGTCCCCCGCGAAAAAATTATTGGTCGTGCTGTGGTGCGCTTTTGGCCCCTGCAACGTGCCGGAGAAGTGGATAGCGCTCCAGCTTATACCAAGGAATAG